In Quercus lobata isolate SW786 chromosome 12, ValleyOak3.0 Primary Assembly, whole genome shotgun sequence, a genomic segment contains:
- the LOC115969805 gene encoding probable sarcosine oxidase → MAVFGEEFDVIVVGAGVMGSSTAYQVSKRGHKVLLLEQFDFFHMRGSSHGESRTIRSAYPEEYYYPMVMESYKLWEEAESHIGYKVYFKAQQFDMGSSEDKRLREVIATCQKYSVPHEILDRQQVSDKFSGRFDIPDNWVGVCSSDGGVIKATKAVSMFQTLALQNGTVLRDCMEVKDIRKDGVKGGVWVYTSNGEKFWGKKCVVTVGAWTTKLVKTVSGNDLPIQPLETMVCYWKIKEGHGDKYAIGGDFPTFSSYGEPRIFGTPSMEFPGLIKVAVHGGYPCDPDNRPWGPGMALGSLKQWVEERLSGLVDSGEPVATQLCMYSMTPDKNFVIDFLGGEFGKDVVVGGGFSGHGFKMSPVVGRILADLVLTGEAKGVELKHFRIGRFEENPEGNFKDILHH, encoded by the coding sequence ATGGCAGTTTTCGGCGAAGAATTTGATGTAATAGTGGTGGGAGCTGGCGTCATGGGCAGCTCAACCGCGTATCAAGTTTCGAAAAGAGGTCACAAAGTCCTCCTTCTCGAGCAGTTCGATTTCTTCCATATGCGTGGCTCATCTCACGGCGAGTCTCGTACTATACGTTCAGCTTACCCAGAGGAATACTACTATCCCATGGTGATGGAGTCCTACAAACTCTGGGAAGAAGCCGAGTCCCACATTGGCTACAAGGTTTACTTCAAGGCTCAACAGTTCGACATGGGTTCGTCTGAAGATAAGCGTCTCCGTGAAGTCATAGCCACTTGTCAGAAATACTCTGTACCACATGAAATTCTTGACCGTCAACAAGTTTCTGACAAGTTTTCAGGCAGGTTCGATATTCCTGACAATTGGGTTGGAGTGTGTAGTAGTGATGGTGGTGTGATAAAAGCCACTAAAGCAGTGTCGATGTTTCAAACTCTGGCGCTTCAAAACGGTACTGTTCTTAGGGACTGCATGGAAgtgaaagatataagaaaagATGGTGTGAAAGGAGGTGTGTGGGTTTACACTAGCAATGGTGAAAAGTTTTGGGGTAAAAAATGTGTGGTGACAGTTGGGGCTTGGACTACAAAGTTAGTTAAAACGGTTAGTGGGAATGATTTGCCTATACAACCTTTGGAGACTATGGTGTGTTATTGGAAGATTAAGGAGGGACATGGGGATAAGTATGCAATTGGTGGTGATTTTCCAACCTTTTCATCCTATGGTGAGCCGCGTATATTCGGAACGCCGTCCATGGAGTTTCCAGGATTGATTAAGGTTGCCGTGCATGGGGGATATCCATGTGATCCGGATAATAGACCATGGGGACCTGGAATGGCATTGGGGAGTTTGAAACAATGGGTGGAAGAAAGGCTATCAGGCTTGGTTGATTCAGGAGAGCCTGTGGCCACACAGTTGTGCATGTATTCGATGACCCCAGATAAgaattttgtgattgatttcttGGGTGGAGAGTTTGGGAAGGATGTTGTAGTCGGAGGTGGGTTTTCAGGGCATGGTTTCAAGATGAGTCCAGTGGTGGGGAGAATACTCGCTGACCTTGTGCTTACTGGGGAGGCAAAAGGAGTTGAGCTAAAGCACTTCAGGATTGGAAGGTTTGAGGAGAACCCTGAAGGGAATTTCAAAGATATTTTACATCATTGA